The sequence below is a genomic window from Micromonospora aurantiaca ATCC 27029.
CCCTGCTTGGCCAGGTGGTTGGCGAGGTGCACCTTCAACTCGAAACCAGCGTGGTCGGATCCCAGGTAGACGCGCATACCGCGCAGTCTGACAGGCCCGCCTCCGGGCCGGCGCGCGGGCGGCGACCCGGAGGCGGATTCGTCACACGGTCAGTGCGGCAGCTCGGCCACGACCAGGCCGGCCCGCGCCTTCGGGGTGAACCAGGTGCTCTTGCGCGGCATCTTCTCCCGGGCCAGGTTCACCGCGACGAAGTCGTCGACAGTCACCGGCGCGACGAGCACCGCCAGCTCGGCCCGGCCGGCGTCGACCTCACCGACGAGCCAGCTCGCCGGGTAGTCGCCGCCCACGTACGTGATCCGCTTGTCGCCCGGGTCGAGGCCCAGCGCGTCGCGCAGCAGCAGGCGCTCGACGAGCGCGTGGTCGAGGTTCTCCAGCCGGGCGGCGCCGACGTGCGGCAGCGTCACCGCGTACCCCCGGCCGCCGAGGTAGAGGTGCACGACGCCGCCGGTGGCCGGCACGTCGACCGGCCCGTCCACCGGGGTGACCTCCGCGCCCGCCGCGCGCAGCCGGTCGAGCAGCTCGTCCGGCGTGGTGGTCAGCTCGCTGACCAGCCGGTTGTAGGGCTGGATGGCGACCGACGCGGGCGTGGTGATCACCGACAGGAAGCGCGGGAAACCGCCGGTCTGCGCGGCCAGGCTGCGGTGGTTGCCGTCCGCGACCACCAACTCCCCGCCGCCGGCCAGCGCGGTCAGCTCGTCCTGCGCCGGACCCGGGCCGAGCAGCCAGATCGCGTGCGTCCGGCCGGACTGGTCGACGTCCGTCGCGGCGGGCGCGCCGGCCGCGT
It includes:
- a CDS encoding DUF1015 family protein, translated to MTVVHPITRAWITTGGTGAQNYDEFADDAEITSIVEANPHSALGIEMPHRAPGSLGKSFLDALPDAVARLAEAKADGSYTPAEQVVVLYRISAPGEESAYGLWAMVDTDQISTRADEPGLVIRNEDVFIAKVRERVALAEALSHLLSPVLLLQTGRGDELHAALAAATDAAGAPAATDVDQSGRTHAIWLLGPGPAQDELTALAGGGELVVADGNHRSLAAQTGGFPRFLSVITTPASVAIQPYNRLVSELTTTPDELLDRLRAAGAEVTPVDGPVDVPATGGVVHLYLGGRGYAVTLPHVGAARLENLDHALVERLLLRDALGLDPGDKRITYVGGDYPASWLVGEVDAGRAELAVLVAPVTVDDFVAVNLAREKMPRKSTWFTPKARAGLVVAELPH